GCGATCGCCTCCGCGATATCGTGGACGGTGAGCCCGGATCTCATCGATCGGAACTTCCACACCATGAACTCTCGGCCGTGGCGCCCGATCCGTCGATGTCTGTAGAAAACAGGGCCTCTTGACGAGGTCTTGATGGCGACCGCCGTCAACACGATGATCGGCAAAAGAGCTAGGAGCAGGATCACTGCCGTCACGATGTCCAAGACCCGCTTCACCGCCCGACGCGCGACCAGGAAGACCGGAGAGACGTCACTATTGATTCGAAGCTGAAGGCTGCGGGCGCCAATGGCGGCGAACGGCAACTGAAGCGTTATCCCATCGACATCCGTAGAGTCGGCGAGGTCTATGTAGAGTGGGTCGTCCTCCTTTGTTGGAGCGAATTCCCACGCACCAACGGACGGCGCCAACCAAGGTTCCCTGATCACGATAGCCTCCCAGCAAAGGTGATGTGCCCCAAGGGCCCGTGATCCCCGGTCTTCTACCCACCAAGGGGATTGAAGACAAACTGAACCGCCCTGGGTTTGATGGAGACTCGGTTGTTTGGTTTCCAAGTCATCCGGTAGTGGTCAGTTGAGCGTAGTG
This DNA window, taken from Acidimicrobiia bacterium, encodes the following:
- a CDS encoding sugar transferase: MIREPWLAPSVGAWEFAPTKEDDPLYIDLADSTDVDGITLQLPFAAIGARSLQLRINSDVSPVFLVARRAVKRVLDIVTAVILLLALLPIIVLTAVAIKTSSRGPVFYRHRRIGRHGREFMVWKFRSMRSGLTVHDIAEAIAADEHKVESPVYKSPNDPRLTRVGRFIRRTGLDELPQLFNILRGTMSLVGPRPLVEEEVAELNPEEFKHRHSVPPGLTGLWQVFRRSETTFDERMRLDLLYVGCQTLWLDLYLIMMTPLALVKGERSF